Proteins encoded in a region of the Triticum dicoccoides isolate Atlit2015 ecotype Zavitan chromosome 3A, WEW_v2.0, whole genome shotgun sequence genome:
- the LOC119269285 gene encoding uncharacterized protein LOC119269285, whose protein sequence is MELATRDLAALGAADLVRVSAAIPRAAPRTFALLTACLVFPLSFAVLAHSLFTHPILRRIRTSDYTATSAQWVALFAYQFLYLIFLFTFSLLSTAAAVFTVASLYAAKPASIASSLSALPPILPRLLRTFLWVSLLMLAYHVGFVLTVVLLILLFDPPMTASTPPPLSFLLALLAVAFLFLAIHVYISALWHLASVISVLEPLCGLAAMSKSRQLLQGRTRTAAVLVFSYFAICGLITGMFRSAVVKARGEEGSLDMSLAGRIGVGALLVSVLVCVNLLGLLAQSVFYYACKAYHNQEIDRTALYEHLGGYLGQYVPLKSNIQMENL, encoded by the coding sequence ATGGAGCTGGCGACGCGCGATCTCGCGGCGCTGGGCGCGGCGGACCTGGTCCGGGTCTCCGCCGCGATCCCGCGCGCCGCGCCGCGCACCTTCGCGCTGCTCACCGCCTGCCTCGTCTTCCCGCTCTCCTTCGCCGTGCTGGCGCACTCCCTCTTCACCCACCCCATCCTCCGCCGCATCCGCACCTCCGACTACACCGCCACCTCCGCGCAGTGGGTCGCCCTCTTCGCCTACCAGTTCCTCTACCTCATCTTCCTCTTCACCTTCTCGCtcctctccaccgccgccgccgtcttcaCCGTCGCCTCCCTCTACGCCGCCAAGCCGGCCTCCATCGCCTCCTCGCTCTCCGCGCTGCCGCCCATCCTGCCCCGCCTCCTCCGCACCTTCCTCTGGGTCTCGCTCCTCATGCTCGCCTACCACGTCGGCTTCGtcctcaccgtcgtcctcctcatcctcctcttcgACCCGCCCATGACCGCCTCCACcccgccgcccctctccttcctcctcgccctcctcgccGTCGCCTTCCTCTTCCTCGCCATCCACGTCTACATCTCCGCGCTCTGGCACCTCGCCAGCGTCATCTCCGTGCTCGAGCCCCTCTGCGGCCTCGCCGCCATGTCCAAGAGCAGGCAGCTCCTCCAGGGCCGCACCCGCACCGCCGCCGTCCTCGTTTTCTCCTACTTCGCCATCTGCGGCCTCATCACGGGGATGTTCCGTTCGGCCGTCGTCAAGGCGCGGGGCGAGGAGGGGAGCCTCGACATGAGCTTGGCCGGCCGGATAGGCGTCGGCGCTCTGCTCGTCTCTGTTCTCGTCTGTGTCAATCTCTTGGGGCTGCTCGCGCAGAGCGTCTTCTACTACGCCTGCAAGGCCTACCACAACCAGGAGATCGACAGGACCGCGCTGTACGAGCACCTCGGCGGCTACCTTGGCCAGTATGTGCCGCTCAAGAGCAATATCCAGATGGAGAACCTGTGA
- the LOC119269286 gene encoding protein MICRORCHIDIA 6-like, whose translation MDTRRDVKPFLAPVTSHNQRGVPGFGVCQAAPTPLGRGARVSAAPQQAACVVNRAASLEPEGGCSRDAEAAGAPARRPAPPPPPLLAARVSRKFWTAGDYDAAGGSPAQPPRNVGSRMCVHPKFLHSNATSHKWPFGAVAELLDNAVDEIKTGATRIVVDKIVNKRNGSPALLVQDDGGGMDPDSMRRCMSFGFSDKQSGSSIGQYGNGFKTSTMRLGADAIVFSRCMKGSGPTQSVGLLSYTFLAETGQKDVVVPMVDYKYDLLTGDAIQYERHGADQFCSNLSVLLNWSPFATEEDLMGNFSDIGPHGTKIIVFNLWSNDDGVLELDFDTKEEDIMISGAPNPAETTNAVKRTNENHLSNQLRYSLRVYASVLYLQLPGYFKIILRGQEVQRHSIATDLIYRQAVSYTPLEFLRKKEGEVVTSIGFLNGAPTISVHGFNIYHRNRLILPFHRVLSSASSKGRGVAGVLEANFIKPTHDKQDFEKSQLYQKLIIRLKDMTTEYWDLHSHLIGYQKKPRASVSPTPPGMLIASDTIAEPSERNAVGAGLSVAPWRGGTRDHPASAIPIAFAPPHLSVPAGTSGHAPCSMPAAQMVPATDSAETRKRRNEDDVQMDPCKRQAIQSLEVDNQICQHMTERDLNEFEHLKFENQQLHEECLELEVAEKELLLKEQQLRLQIQQAEAQYKSLLNEYISATPVRTRMP comes from the exons ATGGACACGCGGCGGGACGTGAAGCCCTTCTTGGCCCCGGTCACCAGCCACAACCAGCGAGGCGTCCCCGGGTTCGGCGTCTGCCAGGCGGCGCCGACGCCGCTGGGCCGCGGCGCGCGCGTCTCCGCGGCCCCGCAGCAGGCCGCCTGCGTCGTCAACCGGGCCGCCTCCCTCGAGCCGGAAGGCGGCTGCAGCCGCGACGCCGAGGCGGCGGGCGCTCCGGCTCGCcgccccgctcctcctcctcctcctctcctcgccGCGCGGGTCAGCAGGAAGTTCTGGACCGCCGGCGACTACGACGCGGCCGGCGGGAGCCCCGCGCAACCGCCTCGAA ATGTGGGGAGCCGAATGTGCGTCCACCCGAAATTCCTCCACTCGAACGCGACCTCGCACAAATGGCCATTTGGAG CCGTTGCAGAGTTGCTGGATAACGCGGTCGACGAG ATCAAAACTGGTGCTACTAGAATCGTGGTGGACAAAATCGTTAACAAGCGAAACGGGTCGCCAGCTTTGCTTGTTCAAG ATGATGGCGGAGGCATGGACCCCGATTCCATGAGGCGTTGCATGAGCTTTGGATTTTCCGACAAGCAATCAGGTTCTTCAATTGGACAAT ATGGCAACGGTTTCAAGACTAGCACAATGCGGCTAGGGGCAGACGCTATCGTCTTCAGTCGTTGCATGAAGGGCAG TGGACCTACACAATCGGTTGGTCTTCTCTCCTACACCTTCTTGGCGGAAACCGGTCAAAAGGATGTCGTAGTTCCCATG GTGGACTACAAGTACGATTTATTGACAGGGGACGCTATACAGTATGAGCGACATGGTGCAGATCAGTTCTGCTCAAATCTGTCCGTGTTATTAAATTGGTCCCCTTTTGCAACAGAAGAAGATCTGATGGGCAAT TTCAGTGACATTGGTCCACATGGCACAAAGATTATAGTCTTCAATTTGTGGTCTAATGACGATGGTGTTCTGGAGCTCGATTTTGACACCAAGGAGGAA GATATTATGATTAGTGGTGCGCCAAATCCAGCAGAAACAACTAATGCTGTCAAAAGAACGAACGAAAACCATCTGTCAAATCAACTGCGCTATTCTCTTAGG GTGTATGCTTCTGTCTTATATTTGCAGCTGCCCGGGTACTTCAAGATCATACTTCGGGGACAAGAAGTTCAGCGCCACAGCATTGCGACTGACCTCATATACCGTCAAGCTGTTTCTTATACACCCCTAGAATTCCTACGGAAAAAGGAG GGTGAGGTTGTTACAAGTATCGGATTCTTAAACGGTGCTCCAACAATTAGTGTGCATGGATTTAATATCTACCATAGGAATCGCCTTATATTG CCTTTCCATCGAGTGTTGAGTTCTGCAAGCAGTAAAGGTAGAGGCGTTGCTGGGGTGCTGGAGGCGAACTTTATCAAGCCCACTCATGACAAGCAAGACTTTGAGAAGTCGCAGCTGTACCAGAAGCTGATCATTCGCTTGAAAGACATGACAACTGAGTACTG GGATTTACATAGTCACCTGATTGGATACCAAAAGAAGCCCCGTGCATCCGTTTCTCCCACCCCTCCTGGAATGCTTATAGCATCAGACACCATTGCTGAACCGTCCGAGAGGAACGCAGTCGGTGCCGGTCTCTCGGTTGCACCCTGGAGAGGCGGCACCCGCGATCACCCCGCGAGTGCTATTCCGATCGCCTTTGCTCCTCCGCATCTGTCTGTTCCTGCCGGAACCAGCGGGCACGCACCTTGCTCCATGCCAGCTGCGCAGATGGTGCCTGCCACTGATTCAGCGGAGACAAGAAAAAGGAGAAACGAGGATGATGTCCAGATGGATCCGTGCAAGAGGCAGGCCATACAGAGTTTGGAGGTCGATAATCAG ATTTGCCAACACATGACCGAACGGGATCTGAATGAGTTCGAGCACTTGAAGTTTGAGAATCAGCAGCTCCATGAAGA GTGCTTGGAGCTGGAGGTGGCTGAGAAGGAGCTTTTACTCAAG GAGCAACAGTTAAGGCTCCAAATTCAGCAGGCGGAGGCGCAATACAAGAGTTTACTGAACGAGTACATTTCCGCCACTCCCGTGAGGACGCGAATGCCGTAG